CAATACAGAGTGAAAGGCATCGTGGAAAACAATGGCGTCTATGCCGATATGAGCCACGACATCATGACTCTCATCCATCACTCTGAAGAGAGCGAAGCCCGCCTCCACCAGGCATAGGTCTCACCACTCCGAGCTTCCGCCTGCCCGAATGCTGATGGCATGTCTCATCATTGCAAGGTGAGACTGCCTTCGAGCGGCGAAAGCGGCCATGACTTTTTCCCGGCGACTGCGGTGCCGTGAAGGCGCATGTCTGGCCTGGAGTGCGATTTTGCCGTCGGCGCACTCACGAAACTTTGCTTGTTCATCCCGCCAACATTGCCGGGCTTTCATTTGCCAGACGCAGCGGACTGGATTAGACGAATCCCGTTACACCGTGGAACCGGCGACTTAATTTCGCCATCACGCCCGCCTTTTTGAAAGCCCGTCCGGGATATCTGCTTCTTTGCGAAGTTTGAGGAAAACAACATGGCCAATGCGACCACCGCCGACAATAGCCGCACGCTCGCCGCTCTCGGCGTCACGGCGGGAATGATCTTCACCGTCGGCTCCGCCCTCGGTTTCCAGCATATTGGCGGTTATACGCCCTGCGCGCTCTGCCTGTTGCAGCGCGATCCCTATTATTACGCGATTCCGCTGGGCATATTGGCCATTGCGACCAGCATCTTCAAACTGCCGACCCAGATCACCCGCCTACTTCTTGCCCTGATCGGCGTGGCGATGCTGATCGGCGCCGGGCTTGGCGTCTATCATGCCGGCGTGGAATGGGGTTTCTGGGCAGGCCCGATCACCTGCGCGACCGGGGCTCCTTCCATCACCACCAATGCCGGCGATCTCCTGGGCAATTTGAACGCCATCAAGGCACCCTCCTGCAACGACGCCGCATTGCGGGTGCTCGGCCTTTCCTTTGCGGGCTGGAATGTCATCGCAAGCATCGCACTTGCGGCAGTCGCCTTTTTTGGCGCGAGCCGTAAAAGCCGGTAAGCGGAAAAACCGCGTCGCAGTCCTGAAGGATCAGGGCTGCAGTTCGGTATCCCAGTAAAGATAGTCCATCCAGCTTTCGTGCAGATAGTTGGGCGGGAACAACCGTCCGTTATTGTGCAGATCCTGAACCGTTGGCTGGAAGGGCTTCTGCGCCGGGAACATGCCCGCCTGCTTGGGAAGCTTGCTGCCTTTTCTAAGGTTGCAGGGAGAGCACGCCGCCACGACATTGTGCCACGTCGTTTCACCGCCATGCGCGCGGGGAATGACATGGTCGAAGGTCAATTCGTCCCGCGTACCGCAATACTGGCATTCGAACTTGTCCCGAAGGAAAACGTTGAAGCGTGTGAAGGCAGGGTTGCGGATGGGCTGCACATAGGTCTTGAGGCTGACGACACTCGGCAGCCGCATGGAAAAGCTGGGGGACGACACCGCGTGATCATATTCTGCAATGATGTTCACACGGTCTAGAAAGACAGCCTTGATCGCGTCCTGCCAGGACCATAACGACAAGGGGTAGTAACTCAGTGGCCTGTAGTCTGCGTTCAGAACGAGCGCCGGCAGGGCCTGTGGTGAAACTGCAATCGTCAAGGGCTTCTCCTGATCGATTCGGCATCTGCACCTGTATATTAGGTCCGTTGTTACAGGATTGTGAAGCCTATAAATGCAGCGGCAAAGAGCTTAATTTTTAAGCCCGGGAAAGGCCGTTTTCGCATTCCTGAAGACCGGGCGACGCCGTCGCCATGTGCATCTCTGGTCCATGCGGCAGGACGGCGATTCGGCCAGACACAAATCCTTCTCACGGCGGACGCAATATCGGTGGTATGATGACCTTCAACGAGAAACCAATGCGCGCCCGCCGTGGCAAATGTGCGGCGGCGGCGGCCATCATTCCTTCTTTGGAGGAAACGCTCATGATGTTGCGCATGCGGCAAGCGGCGATATTGCGGGGCAGCCTGGCGGCGGGGACGCTCGCCGTCGTGATCGGCCTGGCGGTGGGTTCTCATGCCCAACAATACCAGAATTTCGAAGTGACGCCGGATGGGCGCGGCGGTGCACAGGGAGCCATCGGCGGACGCAATTTCGAGGTTGAGCGAAATTACGACCGGCCGCCGGCGGGCGGTGCCCCACCCGAGACACGGCGCGACCTGAGGCAGGCCGTCCCGCAACAGACCTGTATCGTCGACAGCGAGGGCCGAACGCGCTGCAAGTGAGCGCCGGCTCCTTCTTATCGCTGTTTTCAGCCCGCCGTGAGAAAATCGGATTTCGTTAAAATGCAATCCATCGACTTAAACGGCCTGCAAGAATGGGCCGCTATGATGCCAGGCACAAGAGAAGACAATTGTGCAGGGGCAAGGACATGGCGAAGAAAAAAATCCGTCTGGCAAAGATTTTTGCCGTCGCTGCCGGCGTGGCGGCAAGCATTGCGACAACGGCATCGGCCGTACCGCTTGGCCTCGCCCAGAAGCCGGGCGGCGCTCGACCCGGCCAGTTCATGCCGACAAGCCGCCCGACCATCGCGCCCATTGCCTTTGCGAAATTCTGCGACAGCGCCGCCGACCAATGTGTCCGGATCGGCGATGGCGACATGGTGGAGCTGACAAAACAGAAGCGCATGGAACTCCAGCGCGTCAACGCCGAGATCAACACATCGATCATTTACGCCAGCGAGCAGGACGGCGAAGACGACTGGAAGCTGAACCCGGCAAGCGGCGACTGCGATGATTTCGCGGTGACCAAGCGGCAGCGCCTCCTGCGCGCCGGCTGGCCCTCGGGCGCGTTGCGCATCGCAACGGCGCGCACGACGGATGGCATCGGCCATGCCGTCCTGGTCGTCAGCACCAGCCAGGGCGATCTCGTGCTCGATAACCGCACCAATGTCGTCAAACCTTGGAAAGCGGTCGATCTGAAATGGATCAAGATCCAGTCGCACGAGAACCCGCGTATATGGCTGAAACTCTAGACCGCCGGATCCATGCTTGTAGGCTTCAT
This is a stretch of genomic DNA from Agrobacterium fabrum str. C58. It encodes these proteins:
- a CDS encoding HNH endonuclease — its product is MTIAVSPQALPALVLNADYRPLSYYPLSLWSWQDAIKAVFLDRVNIIAEYDHAVSSPSFSMRLPSVVSLKTYVQPIRNPAFTRFNVFLRDKFECQYCGTRDELTFDHVIPRAHGGETTWHNVVAACSPCNLRKGSKLPKQAGMFPAQKPFQPTVQDLHNNGRLFPPNYLHESWMDYLYWDTELQP
- a CDS encoding transglutaminase-like cysteine peptidase, whose product is MAKKKIRLAKIFAVAAGVAASIATTASAVPLGLAQKPGGARPGQFMPTSRPTIAPIAFAKFCDSAADQCVRIGDGDMVELTKQKRMELQRVNAEINTSIIYASEQDGEDDWKLNPASGDCDDFAVTKRQRLLRAGWPSGALRIATARTTDGIGHAVLVVSTSQGDLVLDNRTNVVKPWKAVDLKWIKIQSHENPRIWLKL
- a CDS encoding disulfide bond formation protein B: MANATTADNSRTLAALGVTAGMIFTVGSALGFQHIGGYTPCALCLLQRDPYYYAIPLGILAIATSIFKLPTQITRLLLALIGVAMLIGAGLGVYHAGVEWGFWAGPITCATGAPSITTNAGDLLGNLNAIKAPSCNDAALRVLGLSFAGWNVIASIALAAVAFFGASRKSR